The genome window GCCGGGACTCGAACCCGGGACCTACGGCTATCTACGAGCCGTATGCTCCGCAGGCCGCCACGCTTCCATGCTACGCCACGGGCCCCTTGAGAAATTTCTCCACTAGCCTTATAAGATTTTTCCCTGAGAATAGATAAATGCTTTTATAATACATTCAGCGTATTTAATCGTAGCATGGCTAGATGTGAGCTCTGCGGTGCTGAGTTAAGGGGTATAGCTTACCGCATAGTATTGGACGGCGCTGAAATGATCGTGTGCGCTCGCTGTGCTAGAGGAAAAACTGTACTGGGAAGCATAAAAATAGGGGTGGAGCCTTCAAGGCAAACTTTTAAGGCAAAAGCTCCCGTGAAGTATAATAGAAGAGATACAGAAGAAGTTATCGTCGAAGGATACGGCGAGATAATTAGGCAAGCCAGAGAGAAAATGGGTCTAACGCGTGAACTGCTAGCTGTGATGGTTGGCGAAAAGGAATCAACTATACGCCGTATAGAGTCAGAGCAGCTTGAACCACCCATTGAACTTGCCCGTAAACTCGAGAAAGTATTAAAGGTTAAACTGGTTGAGGTCTATGAGATCGGCGATGAAGATTACGGCGGAGGGTCAAGCGAGTATGAGCTGACCTTAGGGGACATAGCCGAGTTTAAGGATTAATCTATGTCTGCCAACGTTATATTAGTTTTTAGATTTGAAGATAAAGTAAAGAGGTCTCTCATAGAGGAAATGATTGACCTCGCAGAAGCGGCTGGCTATCATGTGGTCGATATCATTACCCAGACCCGAGCGGAAGACCCAAGGTACAACATTGGTATTGGAAAAGTTGAGGAATTAAAGAGGGTAATATTGGAAAATAACATTAAAAAGGTTATTTTCTACAACATGCTTCGGCCTAGTCAGGCCTATAATCTAAGAAAGGAGCTTAAAGTCGAGGTAATGGACAGGTACGAGCTTATCTTGGAAATTTTCGCTAGCAGAGCAGGTAGCCGAGAAGCTAAGATGCAGATAGAGCTTGCAAAGTTAAAAAGGGAGTTGAGTTTTGCCCGAGAGTACATCAATTTGCAAAAGCGTGGCGAACTCCACGGCTTCCTAGGAGGAGGAAAATACGCTGTCGATGCCTATTACACTTACATTACACGACGTATCTCCCAGATAGAACAT of Thermofilum uzonense contains these proteins:
- a CDS encoding multiprotein bridging factor aMBF1: MARCELCGAELRGIAYRIVLDGAEMIVCARCARGKTVLGSIKIGVEPSRQTFKAKAPVKYNRRDTEEVIVEGYGEIIRQAREKMGLTRELLAVMVGEKESTIRRIESEQLEPPIELARKLEKVLKVKLVEVYEIGDEDYGGGSSEYELTLGDIAEFKD